The genome window GCCCCGGAGGAAATCAGCCTCCAGTACGCCATTCTGGGGGCCGAGCCCTGGACCGAAGCCATCCGCCAGAGCGTGGATGCGGGGCTGGGGGTTCAGGCCACCAACATCTATGGCCTCTCGGAGATTATCGGCCCCGGCGTAGCCAACGAAGACGTTACCGAGCGCGAGGGGCTTTCGTACATCTGGGAAGACCACTTCTACCCCGAAGTGGTAGACCCCGAGACCGGTGAGCCCCTACCCGAGGGCGAGGTAGGCGTGCTGGTGCTCACCACCCTGACCAAGAAGGCCATGCCCATCCTGCGTTACTGGACGGGCGATCTTACCTACCTCACCCGCGAACCCGGCACCTCCGGGCGTACCCACGCCCGCATGGCCCAGATTCGGGGCCGCACCGACGACATGTTGATTGTGCGCGGGGTGAACGTCTACCCCACCCAGATCGAGGCGGTGCTCAAGGAGATTCCCGAGGTGGCCCCGCACTACCAGATTGTGCTCACCCGCGAGGGCACCCTGGACGAGGTGGAGCTGAAGCTCGAGGTCTCCGAACCCTTCTTCCGGGAAATCGGTCAGAAGATTCTCTCCGACGAAGTGATCGAGGCCGATCACCGGCTGCACAACCTGCGCGAGAAGGTCGCCAAAAAAATCAAGGACAACGTGGGCGTCTCGGTGCGGGTCTCGCTTATTAACCCCGGCAGCGCCCCCCGCAGCGAGGGCGGCAAGCTCAAGCGGGTGGCAGACTTGCGTAAGATGAGCTAAAAGCCTATAGCGGATGGCCTTGAACCAAGCACACAAGCCATCCGCTATTCGCTATCGGCAGAATTATGAAACCCATCCCTCCCGGCTACCAGGCTACCTTCGAGACGGTCGTTACCGACGAAATGACCGTGGACTTCGAGCACCCCGACGACCCCCAGCTCGGCAAGCTGCACCCGGTCTATGCCACCTACTGGATGGCCAAGCACATGGAACTGGCGGGCCGCAAAATCATCCTGCCCTTCCTGGAAGAGGGCGACGAGGGCATCGGCTCCAAGGTGAACGTGGATCACCAGGCCTCGGCCCTACCGGGCATGAAGGTTCGCATAGTGGCCGAACACCTCCGCACCGAGGGCAACCGTGTTCATGCCAGGTGCACCGCCTGGAACGAGCTGGGCGACCAGATTGGCGAGGGCTACACCGAACAGGTAATCCTGCCCAGAGCCAAACTCCTGCGGATTTTCGAAAAACTCCAGGAGCGCTGGCAGGCCCACCAAAACCCCACTGGGGAGCCCTCAAACCTATCCTGAACTTTACTATGAAGCGCCTTCCCCTGTTCCCTTTGCCCGAGACGGTGGTGTTTCCGGGGTTGCTCATTCCGCTCTACATTTTCGAGGAGCGCTATAAGCAGATGGTGCGTGATTTGCTGGCCCAGAGCGAAGACCAGCGCCGTTTTGTGATTACCCTGGCCACCGAGGCCGGTATCCGGGAGGTGGGGGGGTATGTGGACTTGCTGGCTGCCTCGGAAAACCCCGATGGCACCTTCAATATTGTGTGCCGGGGGGGTGAGCGCTGCCGGGTGGAGGGGGTGGGGGTTTTCGAGAAAAACCTCTACCAGACCACGCTGGACATCCCCTTTCCATTGGAGCGCACCGCCCGCAGCGAGGAGATTGTGGCCGCCTGGGATGCAATGGAGGCTTTTCGGGGCTATGTGGCCGGGGTGGCCGACCCGCAAGCCCTGGAAGAGGCCATTGCCAACCTGCCCGACGACCCTTTGTACCAGGCTTCGTTTTTGTGCGTGAACCTGCGGGTTCCGGCCCTGGATCGGCAAGCGCTGCTGGAGGCCCCCTCGCTGGTAGCGAGGCTCGAGCTGGCCCAAACCCTCATGCGCCAGGGTTCCATCTCGAGTACCGCTGCGGAGGCCTGATACTACACCACCCGACGTCGCAACTGGGCAACCCCCAGGCTCAACATCAAGAACATCCCGGCCAGCAGGGCCAGGTAGGCAGTGGCCTCATCCCGACGGATGCGCCACATCATCTGTCGGGTCAGGTTGCGGTAGGCCTCTTTGAGTTTGCCCGCCGAGTCCACGAAGAAATACTCTCCGTCCCCCACCCGGGCTATCTCCTTGAGCGTCTCTTCGTCGAACTGTGCAGCCAGCGCATACTGCTCGGGCAGCCCCGGCACCGGGCCTTCGGTGGTGCGGCCAATACCGATGGCATGCACCCGAATTTGCAAGCGGGCGGCCTCCTGGGCCGCCTCCACCGGGTCAACCCCCGCCAGGCTGCGGCCATCGGTGAGCAGGATGATGGTGGCCAGACTCTTGGGATCCGGGGCCTCAGCCCGTTCGGACAGGGGGGGCAGGGCCGTAATGCTCTCCAGAATGGCGTCGCCAATGGCGGTGCCCAGGTTCAGGTCCAGGAAGTCTACCGCTTCCAACAAGCGCGCCCGGTCGGTGGTGAGGGGCACCACCAGTTGGGCATCGCGGGAAAACGTTACCAGCGCCACCCGCATCCCTTCCGGCAACTCCCGGATAAAGGTTCGCAGCGCGGCTCGGGCGGCCTCGAACCGACTGGGCTGCACATCGGTAGCCTGCATCGAGCGGCTGATGTCCACCGTCAGCACCACCGCCGCGCGGGGGTCGGCCTGCAACACCGGAAGGGTAGGGCGGGCCAGGGCCAAAACCGCTGCCACGAGCGCCAGCAAATAAAGCCCGGCGGGGAGGTGCTGCCGCCAGTTTTGGGTTCGCCTCGAGGCCCGCGCCAGCAGGGCCACGTCCGGGTGCAGCACCACCGACTCGGCAGGCGGGCGCAAAGCCCGGCGGTAATGCCAGATGAAGAGCGGTATCAGCAACAACAAACCCAGAGCCCAGGGCCAGATAAACACCATTCAAACCACCTGCCGCCGCAAGGCCGACCAGCCCAGGCTCAAGGCTAGCAGGAACGCTGCCAGCAAGCTCAGGATGCCGCTCACCTCGAGGGTCTGGAGCCGCCACCCCAGAACCCGGCCCAGATCGGCATGGGCATTGCTCAAATCGTTGGCGGAGAAAATGGGGTAGTAGCGGCCTCCGGTGCGGTCGGCCACTTTTTTGAGCATTTCCTCGTCGAAGTTGTGGCCGTGCGTGCCGACCCCAATCGCATGGACTTTGATACCCCGCCGCAAGGCTTCATCGGCCATTTTCAGGGGGTCGTTGCCGGATACATCGTGCCCGTGCGAAAAGAGCACAATCACCCCAGGGCTCACCCCCTCGGGCGGGTTTTCGGGCAGGGCCTCGAGGGCAGCCTGCAAGCCGTAGGTGAACGAAA of Meiothermus sp. CFH 77666 contains these proteins:
- a CDS encoding LON peptidase substrate-binding domain-containing protein; its protein translation is MKRLPLFPLPETVVFPGLLIPLYIFEERYKQMVRDLLAQSEDQRRFVITLATEAGIREVGGYVDLLAASENPDGTFNIVCRGGERCRVEGVGVFEKNLYQTTLDIPFPLERTARSEEIVAAWDAMEAFRGYVAGVADPQALEEAIANLPDDPLYQASFLCVNLRVPALDRQALLEAPSLVARLELAQTLMRQGSISSTAAEA
- a CDS encoding VWA domain-containing protein: MVFIWPWALGLLLLIPLFIWHYRRALRPPAESVVLHPDVALLARASRRTQNWRQHLPAGLYLLALVAAVLALARPTLPVLQADPRAAVVLTVDISRSMQATDVQPSRFEAARAALRTFIRELPEGMRVALVTFSRDAQLVVPLTTDRARLLEAVDFLDLNLGTAIGDAILESITALPPLSERAEAPDPKSLATIILLTDGRSLAGVDPVEAAQEAARLQIRVHAIGIGRTTEGPVPGLPEQYALAAQFDEETLKEIARVGDGEYFFVDSAGKLKEAYRNLTRQMMWRIRRDEATAYLALLAGMFLMLSLGVAQLRRRVV
- a CDS encoding thioesterase family protein, yielding MKPIPPGYQATFETVVTDEMTVDFEHPDDPQLGKLHPVYATYWMAKHMELAGRKIILPFLEEGDEGIGSKVNVDHQASALPGMKVRIVAEHLRTEGNRVHARCTAWNELGDQIGEGYTEQVILPRAKLLRIFEKLQERWQAHQNPTGEPSNLS
- a CDS encoding phenylacetate--CoA ligase, producing MFQPELETLPRPKLTALQSERLREQVAYVYERVPFYKQAFDERGLKPSDIRGIEDLHKLPFTKKKDLRDTYPFGLFAVPRHELARIHASSGTTGKPTVVGYTRGDLEVFAEVVARSLAAAGGRPGMMLHNAYGYGLFTGGLGLHGGAEKLGMIVVPISGGMTDRQIMLIQDFKPEMISCTPSYAQTLAEEFKKRGVAPEEISLQYAILGAEPWTEAIRQSVDAGLGVQATNIYGLSEIIGPGVANEDVTEREGLSYIWEDHFYPEVVDPETGEPLPEGEVGVLVLTTLTKKAMPILRYWTGDLTYLTREPGTSGRTHARMAQIRGRTDDMLIVRGVNVYPTQIEAVLKEIPEVAPHYQIVLTREGTLDEVELKLEVSEPFFREIGQKILSDEVIEADHRLHNLREKVAKKIKDNVGVSVRVSLINPGSAPRSEGGKLKRVADLRKMS